From one Gossypium hirsutum isolate 1008001.06 chromosome D08, Gossypium_hirsutum_v2.1, whole genome shotgun sequence genomic stretch:
- the LOC107913085 gene encoding transcription termination factor MTERF4, chloroplastic, whose translation MKIRSCVGITKPSLLLVHSELPALTFHKTKLTWTSTLRFPSNYERTSGSVTRFHCSVAGRTGASTSVSSSSSKSNTVHLSRKQVKPSSLYSRPSLSNMKKERIANRAKVYEFLRVLGIIPDELDGLELPVTVEVMQERIDFLHKLGLTIEDINNYPLVLGCSVKKNMIPVLDYLGKLGVRKSTFTEFLRRYPQVLHASVVVDLAPVVKYLQGLDIKPNDIPRVLEKYPEVLGFKLEGTMSTSVAYLVGIGVSRREVGGVLTKYPEILGMRVGRVIKPFVEYLEGLGIPRLAIARLIEKRPHILGFGLEERVKPNVASLLEFNVRKASLPSIVAQYPEIIGIDLKLKLLGQRSLIQSIIDLEPEDFGTVVEKMPQIVSLSNTSMVKHADFLKGCGFSLQQVRSMVVECPQILALNLDIMKLSFDYFQMEMQRPLDDLVAFPAFFTYGLESTIKPRDKIVAKKGFKCSLSWLLNCSDEKFKERLNYDTIEMEEMETMPSFDMNSLMEPRSDESDSDYEEDGDDEYA comes from the coding sequence ATGAAGATCAGAAGCTGTGTTGGCATTACAAAACCAAGTCTTCTGCTTGTACATTCTGAGTTACCCGCACTTACCTTCCATAAAACCAAGTTAACATGGACATCAACCCTTAGATTCCCAAGTAACTATGAGAGGACTTCTGGATCGGTTACTAGGTTTCATTGCAGTGTTGCTGGTAGAACCGGTGCTTCTACATCTGTTAGTTCATCTTCATCGAAGTCAAATACTGTTCATTTGAGCCGGAAACAAGTCAAACCCTCATCCTTGTATAGTCGTCCTAGTTTGTCGAACATGAAGAAAGAGAGGATAGCAAATCGCGCTAAGGTTTATGAGTTTTTGAGGGTACTTGGTATTATTCCTGATGAGCTAGATGGGTTAGAACTTCCTGTAACGGTTGAGGTTATGCAGGAACGGATCGATTTTCTTCATAAGTTGGGGCTTACTATTGAAGACATTAACAATTATCCACTGGTCCTCGGTTGTAGTGTGAAAAAGAACATGATTCCCGTGCTTGATTATTTGGGGAAATTGGGTGTTAGAAAATCCACTTTCACTGAGTTTTTGAGAAGATATCCACAAGTTCTCCATGCAAGTGTTGTGGTTGACCTTGCCCCAGTTGTAAAGTATCTTCAAGGGTTGGATATTAAGCCTAATGATATTCCTCGGGTCCTGGAGAAATATCCAGAAGTACTGGGATTCAAGCTTGAGGGGACAATGAGCACATCAGTGGCTTATCTAGTCGGCATTGGAGTGTCAAGAAGGGAAGTTGGAGGGGTCTTAACCAAATACCCTGAGATTCTTGGGATGCGAGTGGGCCGCGTGATAAAGCCATTTGTGGAGTATCTTGAAGGTTTGGGTATTCCTAGGTTAGCTATAGCTAGATTGATAGAGAAGCGACCTCATATCCTTGGGTTTGGATTGGAGGAGAGGGTCAAACCAAATGTTGCATCCCTTCTAGAGTTCAATGTCAGAAAAGCATCTCTTCCATCTATAGTAGCACAATATCCTGAAATTATAGGAATTGATCTAAAGCTGAAGCTTCTTGGTCAAAGGAGTTTGATTCAATCAATTATTGATTTGGAACCTGAGGATTTTGGGACCGTTGTGGAGAAAATGCCTCAGATTGTGAGCCTTAGCAACACTTCTATGGTGAAACATGCAGATTTCCTAAAGGGTTGTGGATTTTCCTTGCAACAAGTGAGGTCCATGGTTGTGGAATGTCCCCAGATCCTTGCTTTGAATCTTGACATCATGAAACTTAGCTTTGATTACTTTCAAATGGAGATGCAGAGGCCTCTTGATGATTTGGTTGCTTTCCCAGCATTCTTTACTTATGGTCTTGAATCTACTATAAAGCCTAGAGACAAGATTGTAGCGAAGAAAGGTTTTAAATGTTCTCTTTCATGGCTTCTTAACTGCTCTGATGAGAAGTTTAAGGAGCGGTTGAACTATGACACAATTGAGATGGAGGAAATGGAGACAATGCCTTCATTTGACATGAATTCACTGATGGAACCGAGGAGTGATGAGTCTGATTCTGACTATGAGGAGGATGGTGACGATGAGTATGCATAA